Proteins encoded within one genomic window of Rhinolophus sinicus isolate RSC01 linkage group LG14, ASM3656204v1, whole genome shotgun sequence:
- the LOC141568530 gene encoding histone H4 — MSGRGKGGKGLGKGGAKRHRKVLRDNIQGITKPAIRRLARRGGVKRISGLIYEETRGVLKVFLENVIRDAVTYTEHAKRKTVTAMDVVYALKRQGRTLYGFGG; from the coding sequence ATGTCTGGGAGAGGCAAGGGCGGCAAAGGCTTAGGCAAGGGTGGCGCCAAGCGCCACCGTAAAGTGCTGAGAGACAACATCCAGGGTATCACCAAGCCCGCGATCCGGCGCCTCGCTCGGCGTGGAGGCGTCAAGCGCATCTCGGGCCTCATTTACGAGGAGACCCGCGGTGTGCTGAAGGTGTTCCTGGAGAACGTGATCCGGGACGCCGTCACCTACACGGAGCACGCCAAGCGCAAGACGGTCACCGCCATGGACGTGGTGTACGCCCTCAAGCGACAGGGACGCACCCTGTACGGCTTCGGAGGCTAG